The following coding sequences are from one Triticum dicoccoides isolate Atlit2015 ecotype Zavitan chromosome 4A, WEW_v2.0, whole genome shotgun sequence window:
- the LOC119285811 gene encoding armadillo repeat-containing protein 8-like has product MPATASGGARAEEAASALSLSSSAPFCMGTRPEELAARLVAGGPGGVGGPGGGRGEGGEGEHERVLALREIKNQIIGNRTKKLLYLRLGAVPAVVAALAEPGASPAALVQAAAAAGSFACGVDDGARAVLAAGAVGHLTRLLAHPDDKVVDACARALRMIYQSKQAPTFDVNNEKNMDFLLSLLDSENENVTELAANIISYSCNSNTEQLALCGAGVPQKLVSLFGGSMNLRDACLESMTAIIRNNWEVASRFASMDHGKAFRSIVALIHDRSPRTRLLACLCLIALGHASPCHFLDRQIKTKLILVLLELIEEPGHVGDEAPLALTTLIKDSVELQKQAFSTNAVAKLSNHLLANTSQTRRAVTILLALAELCSKQEESRSQLLSGQVSTLILDALKHDCADIRVAACSCLKNISRSSKVLSAGRLSCDTVIAPLVQLLYDSSTSVQIAALGAICNIAVNLTPRKSVLLHSGVVSQLVHLSKSMDPTLRLKSVLALRNIMFLMNPKDKDLILKELTVSTLSSLICDSEHSVQEQTLALVQNLLDGYVDSVNYVTGEDGMVINAISRQLNSASATGVCIQGMLVLANMAAGNELNKEAVMDVTVPHRADRIKPSFVVNFLQSKDKQLRVATLWCILNLIYPNSDSSSTRVARLQNAGVISQVKNMINDPCLDCKLRVRMVLEHCLDNATAGFM; this is encoded by the exons ATGCCGgccacggcgagcggcggcgcgcgggcggagGAGGCAGCATCGGCGCTTTCGCTGTCTTCCTCCGCACCTTTCTGCATGGGGACGCGGCCGGAGGAGCTCGCGGCCAGGCTGGTGGCCGGGGGCCCCGGCGGCGTCGGCGGgccaggaggaggacgcggagagggaggggagggggagCACGAGCGGGTGCTCGCGCTGCGCGAGATCAAGAACCAGATCATTGGGAACCGGACCAAGAAGCTCCTCTACCTCCGCCTGGGCGCCGTGCCGGCGGTCGTCGCGGCGCTGGCCGAGCCCGGCGCGTCTCCGGCCGCGCTCGTccaggcggcggccgcggcggggaGCTTCGCTTGCGGCGTGGACGATGGCGCGCGGGCCGTGCTTGCTGCTGGCGCCGTGGGGCACCTTACGCGGCTCCTCGCCCACCCCGACGACAAG GTTGTCGATGCATGTGCCCGTGCTCTCAGAATGATATATCAATCAAAACAAGCTCCAACGTTTGATGTCAATAATGAGAAAAATATGGACTTTCTTCTTTCCCTTTTGGACAGCGAGAACGAAAATGTTACTGAGCTGGCTGCTAATATTATATCATACTCTTGCAATAGCAATACAGAACAATTAGCACTATGTGGTGCTGGAGTTCCACAGAAACTTGTTAGTCTTTTTGGAGGTTCTATGAATCTACGGGATGCTTGCTTAGAATCTATGACTGCAATCATAAGAAATAACTGGGAAGTTGCTTCAAGGTTTGCATCAATGGATCACGGAAAAGCTTTCCGTTCAATAGTTGCGTTAATACACGATCGGAGCCCGCGCACAAGGCTACTTGCTTGTCTGTGCTTGATTGCACTTGGTCATGCTTCTCCCTGTCATTTTCTGGACAGACAAATTAAAACGAAGTTGATTCTGGTCTTACTTGAGCTCATTGAAGAACCTGGTCATGTGGGAGATGAGGCTCCCTTGGCACTAACTACGCTTATAAAGGACAGTGTGGAACTGCAGAAACAAGCCTTTTCAACAAATGCAGTTGCGAAGCTTAGCAACCATTTGTTAGCAAATACATCGCAGACAAGGCGGGCAGTGACCATATTGCTTGCTTTAGCTGAACTTTGCTCAAAACAAGAAGAGTCAAGATCTCAACTTTTGTCAGGCCAG GTATCAACATTGATACTTGATGCGTTGAAGCACGATTGTGCGGATATTCGTGTTGCAGCATGTTCATGCCTGAAGAATATTTCTAGGTCATCGAAG GTGCTTAGTGCAGGCCGCTTATCCTGTGATACAGTTATTGCCCCCTTAGTCCAGCTTTTGTACGACTCATCTACTTCAGTTCAG ATTGCTGCCCTGGGTGCTATTTGCAACATTGCAGTGAATTTAACACCCAGGAAATCGGTTCTTCTTCATTCTGGGGTCGTCTCCCAACTTGTTCATTTATCCAAGTCGATGGATCCAACATTGAGACTAAAATCTGTGTTGGCTCTGAGGAATATTATGTTCCTTATGAATCCCAAGGATAAAGACCTCATTCTGAAGGAGCTAACTGTATCTACTCTCTCAAGCCTCATATGCG ATTCTGAACATTCTGTTCAGGAACAGACCTTAGCGCTGGTACAGAATCTTCTTGATGGATATGTGGATTCTGTTAACTACGTCACTGGTGAAGATGGCATGGTTATAAATGCAATCTCAAGACAACTGAACAGCGCGTCTGCCACAGGAGTTTGCATCCAG GGTATGTTGGTGCTTGCAAATATGGCAGCTGGGAATGAATTAAACAAGGAAGCTGTAATGGATGTTACTGTTCCTCACCGGGCAGATCGCATCAAACCATCTTTTGTGGTCAACTTTCTGCAGAGCAAGGATAAACAATTGAGAGTTGCAACCTTGTGGTGCATTCTGAACTTAATTTACCCAAACAGTGATTCTTCATCTACTCGAGTAGCCCGACTCCAAAATGCTGGTGTAATCTCACAAGTAAAAAACATGATAAATGACCCCTGCTTGGATTGCAAG CTTAGAGTACGTATGGTGCTTGAACACTGCTTAGACAATGCCACTGCCGGTTTCATGTGA